Proteins from a genomic interval of Salinarchaeum sp. Harcht-Bsk1:
- a CDS encoding bifunctional nuclease family protein — translation MDAEIDAVRVAGTPQGPVPVVVLSVADEDDVVPIFVGFEEARSIARGMDATDIGRPLTHDLLLDVMEELGGKVNRVVVSEVTEEGTYIADLHVDTPRDGVVIDARPSDSMALASRTNVPIEVAESVFEEGRQPAEEFEELEDIRELSEAA, via the coding sequence ATGGATGCCGAGATCGACGCCGTTCGAGTCGCGGGGACGCCACAGGGGCCAGTCCCGGTCGTGGTGCTGTCCGTCGCCGACGAGGACGACGTCGTGCCGATCTTCGTCGGCTTCGAGGAGGCCCGGTCGATCGCCCGCGGGATGGACGCCACCGACATCGGTCGCCCGCTGACACACGACCTCCTGCTCGACGTGATGGAGGAACTCGGCGGGAAGGTCAACCGCGTCGTCGTCAGCGAGGTGACCGAGGAGGGTACGTACATCGCCGACCTCCACGTGGACACGCCGCGGGACGGCGTCGTGATCGACGCAAGACCGAGCGACTCGATGGCGCTGGCTTCCCGAACGAACGTGCCGATCGAGGTCGCCGAGTCGGTCTTCGAGGAGGGCCGCCAGCCGGCCGAAGAGTTCGAGGAACTCGAGGACATCCGCGAACTGAGCGAAGCGGCCTGA
- the hisE gene encoding phosphoribosyl-ATP diphosphatase, producing MTEPVLDELFDVIEARKAELPEDSYTASLFTHEKGQNAVLEKLGEETTELVLAAKDDDTEEIAHESADIVYHLLVLLSMHDMDLADLRAELRERR from the coding sequence ATGACCGAGCCGGTGCTCGACGAGCTGTTCGACGTGATCGAGGCCCGCAAGGCGGAGCTGCCGGAGGACTCCTACACCGCCTCCCTGTTCACCCACGAGAAGGGCCAGAACGCCGTCCTCGAGAAGCTCGGCGAGGAGACGACGGAACTCGTGCTCGCCGCGAAGGACGACGATACCGAGGAAATCGCCCACGAGAGCGCGGACATCGTCTACCACCTGCTGGTGCTCCTGTCGATGCACGACATGGACCTCGCGGACCTGCGGGCGGAACTCCGCGAGCGCCGGTGA